A stretch of Orientia tsutsugamushi DNA encodes these proteins:
- a CDS encoding conjugal transfer protein TraG N-terminal domain-containing protein — translation MDYVIYTFGGGDLLWHVFNGIGRVFASNSEYFTPVGHLALTIGGIWAATRAIFRGNIGIFAMEWFFPSIFIFTLLFAPKATVWLKDEVSMSAPVKVDNIPIGIAMFASLSSQTSYFVSKMLENHLLPAYEGLSSRKTGIMFGAKAVAKIRDVQIHDPVTLTNTKEFLRQCFMKPYIIGNILGKKAAAQQTNDIIGFIEQNIPNNFGIYYREPSNLGISFKTCRQATPLIKAAIHKELNEGLLTKFAAAIGVQSDQSSMLSQRLKVMTGDTLKYLQREQQDIHEWMKQAMLLNANRESYDDWREKFSLSRIYPNLVSMHAIRGLFQQSFSYLVAGEMAAHMMPILQSVFFALVVSMIFIVFPMGLLPGGYNILKTWILLIIWVSSWPVFFTIIHCLGMISLSSKSGAFGSDYGLNMLSQGSFAEMILYSYATFQMLASSIPMLSWSVIKACAHATANLASQFSPIQVASSLGSNIVDNNLSMDNYSIGNRTISQQNLAPSLHMAAIINDGSIKVTTTDDGRQIINKNVDLLLDNYRSSALLQSGYQNQFVRSQSNLDSLTKKESNLISTGNSITMEIADRITHDEALYIGLTESEYQALQKVGSSSIATTEYTGTSHSKSSSTSTSAGGGVW, via the coding sequence ATGGATTACGTAATATACACATTTGGTGGTGGAGATCTGTTATGGCATGTGTTTAACGGCATAGGCAGAGTCTTTGCTTCAAATAGCGAATACTTCACTCCAGTAGGCCACTTAGCCTTGACTATTGGCGGCATATGGGCTGCTACTAGGGCTATTTTTAGAGGAAATATCGGCATCTTTGCTATGGAGTGGTTCTTTCCATCGATATTTATTTTTACGCTGTTATTTGCCCCCAAAGCTACTGTTTGGCTCAAGGATGAGGTATCAATGAGTGCACCAGTAAAAGTTGATAATATTCCGATAGGTATTGCAATGTTTGCTTCTCTTTCATCGCAAACGAGTTACTTTGTGTCCAAAATGTTGGAAAATCATCTTTTACCGGCTTATGAAGGACTATCAAGCAGAAAAACTGGTATTATGTTTGGAGCTAAGGCTGTAGCTAAGATTCGAGATGTGCAAATACATGATCCAGTAACTTTAACTAATACTAAGGAATTTCTTAGACAATGCTTTATGAAGCCTTACATCATAGGTAATATTCTAGGCAAAAAAGCAGCTGCTCAACAAACTAATGACATTATAGGATTTATCGAGCAGAATATACCTAATAATTTCGGTATTTATTATCGTGAGCCTAGTAATTTAGGTATTAGTTTCAAGACATGCAGACAAGCTACTCCATTGATTAAAGCAGCAATTCATAAAGAATTAAATGAAGGGCTTCTAACAAAGTTCGCAGCAGCGATTGGAGTTCAATCTGATCAGTCAAGCATGTTAAGTCAAAGACTAAAAGTCATGACTGGCGACACACTAAAATATTTACAGAGAGAGCAACAAGACATTCATGAATGGATGAAGCAAGCTATGCTACTTAATGCTAATCGTGAGTCATATGATGACTGGCGTGAGAAGTTTTCATTATCACGAATTTATCCTAATCTGGTGAGTATGCATGCAATCAGAGGGCTCTTTCAACAATCATTTTCGTATCTAGTCGCTGGGGAAATGGCTGCTCACATGATGCCTATTTTACAATCTGTTTTTTTTGCATTAGTAGTTTCAATGATCTTTATTGTATTTCCAATGGGCTTACTGCCTGGTGGTTACAACATACTCAAAACATGGATTCTATTAATAATATGGGTCAGCAGCTGGCCAGTATTTTTTACAATAATCCATTGTCTAGGAATGATCAGCTTATCCAGTAAATCTGGAGCTTTCGGTAGTGATTATGGTCTGAATATGCTATCGCAAGGAAGCTTTGCAGAGATGATTTTATATAGCTATGCGACGTTTCAAATGCTTGCATCATCAATACCAATGCTTTCTTGGTCAGTGATAAAAGCTTGCGCTCATGCTACAGCTAACTTAGCCAGCCAGTTCTCTCCTATACAAGTTGCTAGCAGCTTAGGAAGTAATATAGTCGACAATAACTTGAGTATGGATAATTACAGCATAGGCAATAGAACTATTTCTCAACAAAACCTAGCTCCTTCATTACATATGGCTGCTATTATCAATGATGGTAGTATAAAAGTCACTACAACGGATGATGGTCGACAAATTATAAATAAAAACGTAGATTTATTATTAGATAACTACCGCTCTTCTGCACTGCTACAATCTGGATATCAAAACCAGTTTGTGCGTTCACAGAGCAATCTTGATTCACTGACAAAAAAAGAGTCCAATCTTATTTCAACAGGAAACTCCATTACCATGGAAATAGCCGACAGGATAACTCATGATGAAGCTCTGTATATAGGTCTAACTGAGAGTGAATACCAAGCTCTGCAGAAGGTTGGTTCTAGTAGCATTGCTACTACTGAGTATACAGGTACTAGCCACAGTAAAAGTAGTAGTACTAGTACTAGTGCTGGAGGTGGGGTGTGGTGA
- a CDS encoding conjugal transfer protein TraH, translating into MRRNITISPEKSYAGKAKQQLTNLKIKFGKNTEFSDHEIAFLSSIGDIFPIYDYIILEAISGVTILDSSSELIASYTLVQHLKEVITEIRRAVTSLGAKQVSNEHLERYLKELNRVQLFANEKWTSLQTDASRIDKRARLIEQHLIAKEKS; encoded by the coding sequence TTGCGACGAAATATCACAATATCACCAGAGAAATCTTATGCAGGTAAAGCTAAACAACAATTGACTAATCTAAAAATTAAATTTGGTAAGAATACTGAATTTAGTGACCATGAAATAGCCTTTTTATCTTCGATTGGAGATATATTCCCAATTTATGATTATATCATATTAGAAGCTATTTCTGGAGTCACAATTTTAGATAGCTCATCAGAATTAATAGCTAGCTATACATTAGTTCAGCATTTGAAGGAAGTAATCACCGAAATACGTAGAGCCGTTACTTCACTAGGTGCTAAGCAAGTTTCGAATGAACATTTAGAAAGATATTTGAAGGAATTGAATCGGGTACAACTTTTTGCAAATGAGAAATGGACTAGCCTACAAACAGATGCAAGTCGAATAGATAAAAGGGCTAGATTAATAGAGCAGCATTTAATAGCGAAGGAGAAAAGTTAA
- a CDS encoding conjugal transfer protein TraH, protein MSIKIRVYVIAALFLLQALVSLAWNIENVFQGMSVNVTRSGSYQNQAAGYYAAGGLSARTSQTSFQPFAITPPSLNMSCSGIDAYLGSFSVISGEELVQLMKNIGSQAKVYAFSLGLKTFAPQIENALKDLRNLAMEMNQFAKGDCELTKALFATALPKNWAMREAVCRDIQSHSGFDYFAAGKKCRNDLAQKQALRQAQNKDSELMLDDYNIFTKAAAKVGIPSNMRDSIMSMTGTIVVTNNNVHFYDSLAQDEKSWISHLKGGESASIYSCDNVSCLHSTLATKYHNITREILCR, encoded by the coding sequence ATGAGCATCAAAATCAGAGTTTATGTTATTGCAGCATTATTTTTGCTACAAGCTCTAGTATCACTAGCTTGGAATATCGAAAACGTATTTCAAGGAATGAGTGTTAATGTTACTAGATCTGGATCATATCAGAATCAAGCGGCTGGATATTATGCGGCTGGCGGATTATCTGCCAGAACAAGCCAAACATCCTTTCAGCCATTTGCTATAACTCCACCATCTTTAAACATGAGCTGTAGCGGTATTGACGCCTATCTTGGTAGTTTCTCTGTTATTTCTGGAGAAGAATTAGTTCAACTAATGAAGAATATTGGTTCTCAAGCTAAAGTTTATGCATTTTCATTAGGATTAAAAACATTTGCTCCACAGATTGAGAACGCTCTCAAGGACTTACGTAATCTAGCAATGGAGATGAATCAATTTGCTAAGGGAGATTGCGAATTAACAAAAGCATTATTTGCTACAGCTTTACCAAAGAACTGGGCTATGAGAGAAGCTGTTTGCCGTGATATACAGTCACACAGCGGGTTTGATTATTTTGCTGCTGGTAAAAAATGTCGTAATGATTTAGCCCAAAAACAAGCTCTGCGACAAGCACAAAATAAGGATTCAGAGTTAATGCTTGATGATTATAACATCTTCACTAAAGCAGCAGCGAAGGTTGGAATACCATCAAATATGCGTGATTCAATCATGTCTATGACTGGCACTATCGTGGTTACAAACAATAATGTACACTTTTATGACTCATTAGCTCAGGATGAAAAAAGTTGGATTAGTCATTTAAAAGGCGGAGAATCAGCCTCGATTTACAGTTGTGATAATGTCAGTTGCTTGCATTCAACGCTTGCGACGAAATATCACAATATCACCAGAGAAATCTTATGCAGGTAA
- a CDS encoding conjugal transfer protein TraF has protein sequence MELATANSLPTGFLWYNDKHGHELTESSSKLICRAHDHRIEELKEQFNRAQRIALDNPTLENVITAQRLQKQIMEKAHKFATMWQLATLLDYQLINAHEPSNSLHRKLYQEKSEQKNDLKLKNIAKNWGLILQVKEDCLLCKAFMPIVQGFANKYAFQLLAVSKNNELLNKLNPKHIVPVLYLVASDGKKIYSVARGIISENKIIDNILAIDRYYHKLETR, from the coding sequence ATGGAATTAGCTACTGCTAACTCTTTGCCAACAGGGTTTTTATGGTACAATGATAAACATGGTCATGAGCTTACTGAATCTAGTTCTAAGTTGATATGTAGGGCTCATGACCATAGAATCGAGGAATTAAAGGAGCAATTTAATCGAGCTCAGCGTATAGCGCTTGATAATCCAACGCTCGAAAATGTGATTACAGCTCAAAGGCTACAGAAGCAAATCATGGAGAAGGCTCATAAGTTTGCTACTATGTGGCAATTAGCTACTCTACTTGATTATCAACTGATTAATGCTCATGAGCCATCTAATAGCTTACATAGAAAGCTATATCAAGAAAAATCAGAGCAGAAAAACGACTTAAAACTCAAAAACATTGCTAAAAACTGGGGCTTGATTCTGCAAGTTAAAGAAGATTGCTTGCTCTGTAAGGCCTTTATGCCTATTGTTCAGGGCTTTGCTAATAAATATGCATTTCAGTTGCTAGCTGTCAGTAAGAATAATGAGTTGCTTAATAAACTAAATCCTAAGCATATTGTACCTGTATTATATCTAGTAGCTAGCGATGGTAAAAAAATATATTCAGTAGCTAGAGGCATAATCTCTGAGAATAAAATTATCGACAATATTCTAGCAATCGATAGATATTATCATAAATTGGAGACTAGATGA
- a CDS encoding Panacea domain-containing protein produces the protein MTIQQKGELLSCFDVASYFLVLVDREAGDVITQLKLQKLVYFAQGVHLALFDKPLFKEDIEALENGHVVRHLRSIFGGFEANAIPAPGEIDFSIYTNQQKELIYKIYSSYGEHTASYLRDLTHLHSIWQQAIIRPSRAITKKRDENIF, from the coding sequence ATGACTATACAACAAAAGGGTGAGTTATTGAGTTGTTTTGATGTTGCTAGCTATTTTCTGGTATTGGTTGATAGAGAAGCAGGAGATGTAATAACTCAATTGAAACTGCAAAAATTAGTGTATTTTGCCCAAGGTGTGCATCTAGCTTTATTTGATAAGCCTCTTTTTAAAGAAGATATTGAAGCTTTGGAAAATGGGCATGTAGTACGTCATTTACGTTCGATATTTGGCGGCTTTGAAGCTAATGCAATTCCTGCTCCAGGAGAAATAGATTTCAGTATTTATACTAATCAACAAAAAGAGTTAATTTATAAAATATATTCTTCTTATGGTGAACATACAGCATCTTATTTGCGTGACTTAACACATTTGCATTCTATTTGGCAACAAGCCATTATACGCCCTAGCCGTGCGATTACTAAAAAAAGAGATGAGAATATTTTTTAA
- a CDS encoding ankyrin repeat domain-containing protein produces MRNSDDTDDTDDSDIESSINSGSSSNSGKSSDSDDSDDSIFDLIRYCRNIHDIENLVSRIHIDPESSTRITESGRTTIHAAIAWIDQQYLPVVLYLLIRAGVPVNVMSRHSSNTAAHMLSDSGDVHFDSARTLLTSGTDVDINIQNNKGDTPLHIALFSAAPKIALLWINSGANVNILNNSSLLPTHYVQSPDVMRVLIDHGANIKGKLIKGKLDTPLCHAITGNYVDVVVELLRHVTLLDYTDDEADYHVKLAQSYEGRDTKIPELLRVAGLERSLAPLFQLSNKWPLHDAIQSRSIDSFIELLAARGTYNINPNQLNGHKCSPMRLVLETKGIKDIKDINQEYTDQAFMLRALIVAGADVNETSYEDGSLLRTAICKRNPKIANILIAAGASVTNENSSNEDSCEEDNTDLELMMASGDYDMSVFDRTISISNPQARLMEAVESGNIRNIEYLVTCHHADVNVYDESDIPVIFTAAKSGVFEVVKHLVLSCHANPVVKTNDGQTALHYAVLHPMFEKYGVRGKLKTIDFLARYIDVNSVDCGGYTPLHRAIQWCFNEAVDLLIKLGADVNKPVTGKTEITDQMITDAVLTNDRTSIAKLTAISDHQHTQYTPLHIAAAFKNCNVMHVLVENGAIHSAVNRIGETAMHISAGVSDIDSMITLIELEASYIIQDKLNGSTPIHIIAMLGSLNRLLQKLDSNNDILQNVPTNNAGKIPEEYMTMWPEQLLPDDESTEASLSSDDDDVGCDFSGTMEHEQHYNS; encoded by the coding sequence ATGCGCAACAGTGATGACACTGATGACACTGATGACAGTGATATTGAATCAAGTATAAATTCAGGAAGTAGTAGCAATTCAGGAAAAAGTAGTGATAGTGATGATAGTGATGATAGTATATTTGATTTAATACGCTATTGTCGTAATATTCATGATATTGAAAACTTGGTATCTAGGATTCATATTGATCCAGAGAGCTCAACAAGGATAACCGAGAGTGGTCGCACTACAATACATGCCGCAATAGCGTGGATAGATCAGCAATACTTGCCAGTAGTATTGTATCTCCTAATTAGAGCTGGTGTGCCTGTTAATGTTATGAGCAGGCATTCTTCTAATACAGCTGCACATATGTTGTCAGATAGTGGAGATGTGCACTTTGACTCTGCGAGAACATTACTAACGAGTGGGACAGATGTTGATATTAATATTCAGAACAACAAAGGAGATACACCACTGCATATTGCGTTATTTAGTGCAGCTCCTAAAATTGCGCTTTTGTGGATAAACAGCGGTGCTAATGTAAATATTCTAAACAACAGTTCTTTGCTACCAACGCACTATGTGCAATCTCCAGATGTTATGAGGGTTTTAATCGATCATGGTGCAAACATAAAAGGAAAGCTGATAAAAGGGAAGCTGGATACACCTCTGTGTCATGCAATAACTGGTAACTATGTTGACGTAGTTGTCGAGTTGCTGAGACATGTAACTCTGCTTGATTACACAGACGATGAAGCAGATTATCATGTAAAGTTAGCACAGTCGTACGAAGGTCGTGATACTAAAATACCGGAATTATTACGTGTTGCAGGACTGGAGCGATCACTGGCACCCTTATTCCAATTGTCAAATAAATGGCCTTTGCACGATGCAATACAAAGTAGATCTATTGATAGCTTTATTGAATTGTTAGCTGCAAGAGGCACATATAATATAAATCCTAATCAATTAAATGGTCACAAATGCTCTCCTATGCGTCTAGTATTGGAAACGAAAGGCATAAAAGACATAAAAGACATAAATCAAGAATACACAGATCAAGCCTTCATGCTGAGAGCATTAATTGTAGCTGGAGCTGATGTCAATGAGACATCATATGAAGATGGAAGCCTACTACGTACTGCTATATGTAAACGTAATCCCAAAATAGCTAATATATTAATTGCAGCTGGAGCATCAGTTACCAATGAAAATTCGTCAAATGAAGATTCGTGTGAAGAAGATAATACAGACTTAGAATTAATGATGGCATCAGGCGACTATGATATGTCTGTATTCGATCGCACTATTAGTATTAGTAATCCACAAGCAAGGCTTATGGAGGCTGTAGAATCTGGGAACATACGCAATATTGAATACCTCGTAACATGTCATCATGCTGATGTTAATGTATACGATGAATCAGATATACCAGTGATTTTTACTGCCGCAAAATCTGGTGTATTTGAAGTAGTAAAACACTTGGTGTTATCATGTCATGCAAACCCAGTCGTAAAAACTAATGATGGGCAAACAGCATTGCATTACGCAGTTTTGCATCCCATGTTCGAAAAGTATGGCGTGCGAGGTAAATTAAAAACAATCGATTTCTTAGCTAGGTATATTGATGTAAACTCTGTAGATTGTGGTGGATATACTCCATTACATAGAGCTATACAATGGTGTTTCAATGAAGCTGTAGATCTATTGATAAAGCTAGGCGCAGACGTGAATAAGCCAGTTACTGGGAAAACGGAAATTACAGACCAGATGATAACAGATGCGGTGTTAACCAATGACAGAACGTCAATAGCTAAACTGACAGCAATAAGTGATCATCAACATACACAATATACACCTTTGCATATTGCTGCTGCATTTAAAAATTGCAATGTCATGCATGTGTTGGTTGAGAATGGGGCAATTCATTCTGCAGTTAATCGTATTGGGGAAACAGCCATGCATATATCAGCTGGTGTTTCAGATATTGATTCAATGATTACATTAATTGAATTAGAAGCAAGTTACATCATACAAGATAAACTTAATGGCAGTACTCCAATACATATTATTGCAATGCTAGGATCGCTTAACCGCCTCTTGCAAAAGCTTGACAGTAATAATGATATTCTACAAAATGTTCCAACTAACAATGCTGGTAAAATTCCGGAGGAATATATGACCATGTGGCCAGAGCAACTGCTGCCTGATGATGAGAGCACAGAAGCAAGTCTTAGCAGCGATGACGACGACGTTGGCTGCGACTTCAGTGGCACGATGGAGCATGAACAGCATTATAATAGCTGA
- the trbC gene encoding type-F conjugative transfer system pilin assembly protein TrbC — MVIRVMMLMVLLFVNNANAFFLDKQKTFIFVSFSMSDEALKSYFAESQKVGAQLVMRGLINNSFTQTKNKTMELDISFDIDPSLFEKYKVDVVPVIVIDDEKRGLTKKLTGHIPLATALEIMNENTP, encoded by the coding sequence ATGGTTATACGAGTAATGATGTTGATGGTTTTATTATTTGTTAATAATGCTAATGCTTTTTTTTTGGACAAGCAAAAAACTTTTATTTTTGTCTCATTTTCAATGAGTGATGAGGCTTTAAAAAGCTATTTTGCTGAGTCTCAAAAGGTCGGAGCTCAATTAGTTATGCGTGGGTTAATTAATAACTCATTTACACAAACAAAGAATAAAACTATGGAGCTTGATATTAGCTTCGATATAGATCCTAGCTTGTTTGAGAAATATAAGGTTGATGTTGTACCAGTGATAGTAATAGATGATGAAAAAAGAGGATTAACCAAGAAATTAACTGGCCATATTCCTTTAGCAACAGCATTAGAAATTATGAATGAGAATACTCCATGA